One Chitinophaga sp. H8 DNA window includes the following coding sequences:
- the mobC gene encoding conjugal transfer protein MobC yields MAMQTGENEQALRKILDMTRLISIIILGLHFYYFCYTAFREWQLVSEFSDRLLGNIRNTGLFADFYRSKLIALGFLVISLLGAKGRKNEKLNYKTAFAYIITGLLIYCFSYLTLLVKIKTTGTAVLYMGITGIGFLLMLSGGTLLSRIIKNKLNNKDIFNKENETFPQEERLLENEYSINLPARYMLKNKVRKSWINIINPFRAVMVLGTPGSGKSYFVIRHVITQHIRKGFTMFVYDFKFDDLSKIAYNTWLKNRQHYKKPPAFYVINFDDLTRSHRCNPLEPSAMTDITDAAESARTILMGLNREWIKRQGDFFVESPINFLSAVIWYLCKYKDGEFCTLPHVIELMQVDYDSLFTLLRTEKEIEVLINPFVNAYLNDVMEQLEGQIAAAKVAMARLSSPQLYYVLSGNDFNLDINNPDDPKIVCMGNNPQKIQIYGAVLSLYVTRLVKQVNKKGKLKSSLIFDEFPTIYLNNMDSLIATARSNKVSTCLGIQDFSQLRKDYGREQADVIMNITGNIVAGQVTGDTAKQLSERFGKIMQDRESYSINSGDTSISRSKQLESAIPPSKISALSSGEFVGMVADDPDNKIDLKAFHCEIINDHEALKKEQDGYREIEVIRKLDSGMVQRNYLQIKQDVQDIIQSEMERLLNDPGLSHLVVRKG; encoded by the coding sequence ATGGCTATGCAGACAGGGGAAAACGAACAGGCATTGAGGAAGATACTGGATATGACCAGGTTGATCAGTATCATCATATTGGGATTGCATTTTTATTATTTCTGCTATACGGCGTTCAGGGAATGGCAACTGGTCAGCGAATTCTCAGACCGCTTGTTGGGTAATATCCGTAACACGGGATTGTTTGCAGATTTTTATCGTTCCAAGCTGATCGCATTAGGGTTTCTGGTGATCTCCTTATTGGGAGCCAAAGGAAGAAAAAACGAAAAGCTGAATTACAAAACGGCTTTTGCCTACATCATTACGGGCTTGCTGATTTATTGCTTTAGCTACCTCACCTTGCTGGTGAAAATAAAAACAACGGGTACGGCGGTGCTGTACATGGGGATTACCGGCATTGGCTTCTTGCTGATGCTTTCGGGTGGTACATTACTTTCTCGGATCATCAAGAACAAACTGAACAACAAGGATATTTTCAACAAGGAGAACGAAACCTTTCCCCAGGAGGAACGGCTGCTGGAAAACGAGTATTCCATTAACCTGCCTGCGCGGTATATGTTGAAAAATAAGGTGCGCAAAAGCTGGATCAACATCATCAATCCCTTTCGTGCTGTGATGGTGTTGGGTACACCGGGATCGGGCAAATCCTACTTCGTGATAAGGCATGTGATCACCCAGCATATCCGTAAGGGCTTTACTATGTTCGTATACGATTTTAAGTTTGACGACCTTTCCAAGATCGCTTACAATACCTGGCTGAAAAATAGACAGCATTATAAAAAGCCACCGGCATTTTATGTGATCAATTTTGATGACCTGACACGTAGCCACCGCTGCAATCCATTGGAACCATCGGCCATGACCGACATCACCGATGCGGCGGAAAGTGCAAGGACTATCCTGATGGGACTGAACCGCGAGTGGATCAAACGCCAGGGAGATTTTTTCGTGGAAAGTCCCATCAACTTTTTATCCGCTGTGATCTGGTATCTATGCAAGTACAAGGATGGTGAGTTCTGTACCTTGCCCCACGTCATCGAACTGATGCAGGTGGATTATGACAGCCTGTTTACGCTGCTCCGCACCGAGAAAGAAATAGAGGTACTCATCAATCCTTTTGTCAATGCCTATCTCAATGATGTCATGGAGCAATTGGAGGGACAGATAGCCGCTGCAAAAGTGGCGATGGCGAGATTATCATCACCACAATTATATTACGTACTATCAGGCAACGACTTTAACCTGGACATCAATAATCCCGATGATCCGAAGATCGTTTGCATGGGAAATAATCCGCAAAAAATACAGATCTATGGGGCTGTATTGTCATTGTACGTGACCCGTCTGGTCAAGCAGGTGAACAAAAAGGGTAAGCTGAAAAGCAGTTTAATATTTGATGAGTTCCCGACCATTTACCTGAACAATATGGACAGCCTGATCGCAACGGCGCGGAGCAACAAAGTATCTACTTGTTTGGGTATCCAGGACTTCAGCCAGCTTCGCAAGGACTACGGCCGTGAGCAGGCAGATGTGATTATGAACATCACTGGTAACATTGTTGCCGGGCAGGTAACGGGAGATACTGCCAAACAATTGTCGGAACGTTTTGGCAAGATTATGCAGGACAGGGAAAGCTATTCCATTAACAGCGGTGATACGTCCATCAGCCGCTCCAAACAATTGGAATCTGCCATACCGCCATCCAAGATTTCAGCATTGAGTTCCGGCGAGTTCGTGGGCATGGTGGCTGACGACCCGGACAATAAAATTGACCTGAAGGCCTTTCATTGCGAGATCATCAACGATCACGAAGCGTTGAAAAAAGAACAGGATGGTTACCGGGAAATTGAAGTTATCCGCAAGCTGGACAGCGGCATGGTGCAGCGAAATTACCTACAAATTAAACAGGACGTTCAGGACATCATCCAATCGGAAATGGAACGGCTGCTGAACGATCCGGGGTTAAGCCATTTGGTGGTGAGGAAGGGATAG
- a CDS encoding helix-turn-helix domain-containing protein, with translation MKTLGQILKEARESENLLLRQVAAAVNADTAMISKFEKGERKPTREQIGLLAKALKLDEKALLISYLSDKVASDLAGEEVAKEALKAAEKKIDILKKKLDK, from the coding sequence TTGAAAACGTTAGGGCAAATACTAAAAGAGGCCAGAGAATCGGAAAACCTACTCTTACGGCAGGTAGCCGCTGCTGTCAATGCTGACACAGCAATGATAAGTAAGTTTGAGAAAGGAGAACGTAAACCTACCCGTGAGCAGATCGGATTGCTAGCAAAGGCACTTAAATTGGATGAGAAGGCACTCCTGATATCCTATTTGAGTGATAAAGTAGCTTCTGATCTTGCGGGAGAAGAGGTCGCAAAGGAGGCTTTAAAAGCAGCAGAAAAGAAAATTGATATACTGAAAAAGAAACTCGACAAGTGA
- a CDS encoding TrlF family AAA-like ATPase has protein sequence MNQEQQSKPMIFENGATWLRADFHLHTHKDKEFKPLDNPNDFFNQCIKRLKEEDVHIAVVTNHNKFDRDEFVNFRKKAWKEDIWILPGVELSVNDGANGIHCLIVFDHSSWITSQEDYINQFLTSAFEGIANRENENIRCNYSLENVLQKLSSHKLQGRDSFIVMAHVDQDSGFLKELDGGRKQQFAGSELFREFVLAFQKFRSYDQLQGLNQWFSGRLPAFVEGSDCKCVEDVGKAHKQNGEDKKTYIKIGAFNFDALKYALLDHEERVSHTPHNIEKAWLKSISFTTSKWQDRKLAFSSAMNNLIGIRGSGKSSLLETIRYALDIPLGANSHEPNYKERLVQNFLGSGGKLRVELINRYGQVFIAEKIMGESTNIYQDGQLQHNLKINAILNKPLYYGQKDLSDIGGETSTEDLISKLMGDKLAPIRQKVEEKNSEVTTLLTDVQRINKSLSQKKEIEERKASIELNMKIFKDNEIDKKLNKQIEFDKDNNRLDTILQFEHSVINGLQDTVNDFRELFAAQKNYQSKENPALFVSVYEAFSKFEETFLKISGIIEELKREKLSIDNLKDGFIEQYDQLKEEFSKIKREINLPNIEADAYVKLSKDLDLQNAKLIEIGKLDQRREQVLQKLKQALVDLKGLWHAEYQMVVQEVEKLNTDQSKLRIEVNFKGNKDRFKEFIRASVRGSGLRDAALSEIADHYTDLIEVYNDLRVDGSKVSGILSGGNNLSNFTGKFKDNINAFLTYRVPDKYVIYYNERPLNEHSLGQRASALILFILTLKENDIIIIDQPEDDLDNQTIYTDVITELRKLKDKTQFIFATHNPNIPVLGDCEQTICCSYNNGVISTIEGSIDDTTIQKKIVNIMEGGEEAFNQRKMIYELWKH, from the coding sequence ATGAATCAGGAACAACAGTCAAAACCAATGATATTTGAAAACGGTGCGACATGGCTTCGTGCCGACTTTCATTTACATACGCACAAGGACAAGGAGTTTAAACCTCTTGATAATCCCAATGATTTTTTTAATCAGTGTATTAAAAGGCTCAAAGAGGAAGACGTCCATATTGCGGTAGTTACAAACCACAACAAATTTGATCGGGATGAATTTGTTAATTTTCGAAAAAAGGCTTGGAAGGAAGATATTTGGATATTACCGGGTGTAGAGCTATCTGTGAATGATGGTGCAAATGGAATTCATTGCCTGATTGTATTTGATCATTCATCCTGGATTACCAGTCAGGAAGATTATATAAACCAGTTTTTGACGTCTGCTTTTGAAGGTATTGCCAATAGGGAAAATGAAAACATACGCTGCAACTATAGTCTTGAAAACGTACTTCAAAAACTAAGCAGCCATAAGTTACAAGGCAGGGACTCTTTTATAGTGATGGCTCATGTCGATCAGGATAGCGGTTTTCTAAAAGAGTTGGACGGGGGAAGAAAACAGCAATTCGCGGGTAGCGAGCTTTTTAGGGAGTTTGTCTTAGCATTTCAAAAATTCCGTAGTTATGATCAACTACAGGGACTGAACCAATGGTTTTCTGGAAGACTGCCGGCTTTTGTAGAAGGTTCAGACTGCAAATGTGTTGAAGATGTTGGTAAAGCACACAAACAGAATGGCGAAGACAAGAAAACTTACATAAAAATAGGCGCATTTAATTTTGATGCCTTGAAATATGCGTTGCTAGATCATGAAGAAAGGGTATCCCATACTCCCCATAATATAGAAAAGGCGTGGTTAAAATCAATCAGTTTTACCACCAGCAAATGGCAGGATAGAAAACTAGCTTTTAGTTCGGCTATGAATAATCTTATTGGAATCAGAGGGAGCGGAAAATCATCCCTACTGGAAACTATACGTTATGCACTTGACATACCATTGGGAGCTAATTCCCATGAGCCTAATTATAAGGAACGGCTTGTGCAAAATTTTCTGGGCAGTGGTGGAAAGTTAAGAGTTGAACTTATCAATAGATATGGACAGGTTTTTATCGCCGAAAAAATCATGGGAGAATCCACCAATATATATCAGGACGGACAATTACAGCATAATTTAAAAATAAATGCTATTCTAAATAAACCACTTTATTATGGGCAAAAGGATTTGTCGGACATAGGAGGTGAAACTTCAACCGAAGATCTTATCTCCAAACTTATGGGGGACAAACTGGCACCTATAAGACAAAAGGTTGAAGAGAAAAATAGTGAAGTAACAACACTGTTAACAGATGTACAGCGTATCAACAAATCCCTGTCTCAGAAAAAGGAGATAGAGGAAAGAAAAGCATCTATTGAATTGAATATGAAAATATTCAAAGACAATGAAATTGACAAAAAGCTGAATAAACAGATCGAGTTTGATAAAGACAACAACCGGCTGGATACGATATTGCAATTTGAGCACAGTGTTATCAATGGCTTGCAGGACACAGTAAACGATTTCAGGGAATTATTTGCTGCACAGAAAAACTATCAGTCAAAAGAAAACCCTGCGTTGTTTGTCTCTGTTTATGAGGCGTTCAGCAAGTTTGAAGAGACATTCTTGAAGATTTCAGGTATCATTGAAGAACTTAAAAGAGAGAAACTTTCAATAGATAATCTTAAGGATGGATTTATAGAACAATACGATCAGTTGAAAGAAGAATTTTCCAAAATAAAAAGGGAAATTAATTTACCTAATATAGAAGCCGATGCTTATGTCAAGCTGTCCAAAGATCTCGATCTGCAAAACGCAAAATTGATAGAAATCGGCAAGCTTGATCAGCGAAGGGAACAAGTTTTGCAAAAGCTAAAACAAGCACTTGTAGACCTCAAGGGACTGTGGCATGCCGAATACCAAATGGTAGTGCAAGAAGTGGAAAAGCTGAATACCGATCAGTCTAAATTAAGAATTGAAGTTAACTTTAAGGGTAATAAGGATCGTTTCAAAGAATTTATAAGAGCAAGTGTCCGGGGAAGTGGTTTACGTGATGCAGCGTTATCGGAAATAGCAGACCACTACACTGATTTGATCGAGGTCTACAATGATCTTAGGGTGGACGGTAGCAAAGTAAGCGGTATTTTATCCGGAGGTAATAACCTTTCAAATTTTACAGGTAAATTCAAGGACAATATTAATGCATTCCTGACCTACCGTGTACCGGACAAATATGTGATCTACTATAACGAAAGACCTTTAAACGAACACTCGCTGGGCCAAAGGGCATCAGCTCTTATTTTATTCATTCTGACTCTAAAGGAAAATGATATAATTATTATTGACCAGCCGGAGGACGACCTGGATAACCAGACGATCTATACTGACGTAATCACTGAACTACGAAAATTGAAGGATAAAACTCAATTTATATTTGCGACTCACAATCCTAATATACCTGTTCTTGGTGATTGTGAGCAAACTATTTGTTGCTCTTACAACAATGGCGTCATTTCTACTATAGAGGGAAGTATTGATGATACCACTATACAGAAAAAGATTGTAAATATTATGGAAGGCGGCGAAGAAGCCTTTAATCAGCGTAAAATGATATACGAATTATGGAAGCATTAG
- a CDS encoding RNA-binding domain-containing protein, which produces MEALELLELIQQGESSRVQFKERLPHTDSLAQEMVAFSNTEGGKIIIGVNDKTGDLNGLSFQELQSVNQQLVNVASQSVFPPIVIKTETVKVNEHNLVVVELKEGISKPYKDRNGAIFMKNGSDKRRVTSNDEIARLLQSSKIMFADELPVVGSTIADVNVDLFNKFIQTKYGRSLEDMGVDLPKSLENLNLLSEGQLTLAGLLLFSDRRQHFRPQFTIQCVSVDADDITGNTFADSETPIEGNMLTVFQKAIGFVDRNMRKQQTGTSFNSPAVWEIPYEVFEELLVNALIHRDYFIQSTIKIFIFRNRVEIHSPGKLPNSLTVENIRNGISIARNPILQSVAQFVLPYKGLGTGVSRAVSLYPEIEFVNDIQAEQFRVIIKRP; this is translated from the coding sequence ATGGAAGCATTAGAATTATTGGAACTAATCCAGCAAGGAGAAAGCTCTCGCGTGCAGTTTAAGGAACGCTTGCCTCATACCGATTCCCTTGCTCAGGAAATGGTAGCCTTTTCAAATACGGAAGGTGGAAAAATAATTATTGGGGTTAATGACAAAACAGGAGACTTAAATGGGCTTTCATTCCAGGAGTTACAGTCAGTAAACCAGCAACTGGTCAATGTAGCTTCTCAGAGTGTCTTCCCACCAATAGTTATTAAGACAGAAACTGTAAAGGTCAATGAACATAATCTTGTGGTCGTAGAACTTAAAGAAGGTATCAGTAAACCTTATAAAGATCGAAATGGTGCAATTTTCATGAAAAATGGCTCGGACAAGAGAAGGGTAACGTCTAATGACGAAATCGCCAGGCTTTTACAAAGCAGCAAAATCATGTTCGCAGATGAGTTGCCGGTTGTAGGTAGCACTATCGCTGATGTTAACGTTGACCTGTTTAATAAGTTTATTCAAACTAAATACGGGAGAAGTCTTGAAGATATGGGTGTTGATTTACCAAAATCTCTTGAAAATTTAAATCTTCTGTCTGAAGGGCAATTGACCCTGGCAGGGCTCCTATTGTTTAGCGACCGCCGGCAGCATTTCCGTCCCCAATTTACCATCCAATGCGTATCCGTGGATGCAGATGATATTACCGGCAATACTTTTGCTGATAGTGAAACACCTATTGAGGGTAATATGCTAACTGTTTTTCAAAAGGCAATCGGGTTCGTAGATAGAAATATGAGAAAGCAGCAAACTGGAACCTCCTTTAACAGCCCGGCGGTATGGGAAATACCTTATGAGGTATTTGAAGAGCTGTTGGTAAACGCACTGATACATAGGGATTACTTCATTCAGTCAACAATTAAGATTTTCATTTTCAGGAATAGGGTTGAAATTCATAGTCCGGGAAAATTACCTAATTCTTTAACCGTTGAGAATATTAGAAATGGTATATCCATTGCACGAAACCCCATTCTCCAGTCTGTTGCACAATTTGTGCTGCCTTACAAAGGTTTAGGAACAGGAGTATCTAGAGCTGTTTCACTATACCCGGAAATAGAGTTTGTAAACGATATACAGGCTGAACAATTCAGGGTCATCATTAAACGCCCTTAA
- a CDS encoding Shedu anti-phage system protein SduA domain-containing protein, with amino-acid sequence MGMPWNADSVEKELNEAFEINSELKLLEVLKRNSFLFYELYSRKYGIQPLFHELSFGAKLRCDFAWLNDNSDSPEWVLVEVEKPRMRLFNTSGKPSAELNAALEQVREWDRYFYEYPAEKKRIFGAVGRFRYVLVAGSSDDWKIETAMKWRSHHNTISNIEIRSSDVFVRPLTILREHPDELWSFQENPISLGYSKLENYWKDYGYMDRMRKMF; translated from the coding sequence ATGGGTATGCCCTGGAATGCTGATTCAGTAGAAAAGGAGCTTAATGAAGCATTTGAGATAAACTCCGAGCTTAAATTACTTGAAGTTCTAAAAAGGAACTCTTTTCTTTTCTATGAACTGTATTCAAGAAAATATGGCATACAGCCGCTGTTTCATGAATTGTCGTTTGGTGCGAAATTGAGATGTGACTTTGCCTGGCTAAATGACAACTCCGATAGTCCTGAGTGGGTGTTGGTTGAAGTTGAAAAGCCCAGAATGAGATTATTCAATACGTCGGGGAAGCCCTCTGCGGAACTCAATGCAGCATTGGAGCAAGTACGTGAATGGGATAGATATTTTTATGAATATCCTGCCGAGAAAAAAAGAATTTTTGGTGCTGTAGGACGGTTTAGATATGTTTTAGTGGCGGGGAGTTCAGATGATTGGAAAATCGAGACCGCAATGAAATGGAGAAGCCATCACAATACAATATCAAATATTGAAATCAGGTCGAGTGACGTATTTGTTAGACCTCTAACAATTCTGCGCGAACATCCAGATGAACTTTGGAGTTTCCAGGAAAACCCTATTTCGCTTGGCTACTCCAAACTTGAAAACTATTGGAAAGATTATGGCTATATGGATAGAATGAGAAAGATGTTTTAA
- a CDS encoding HD domain-containing protein, whose translation MDIENKTSTDDWRQETQLGLESSELYKVLKAKCASDPAGSHVISLVDEAVYYAYQRTKTIMLHMGEYTLHDGDHLFRVLRLMEKIIPSATISALSVPELMLLILTAFFHDIGMAASKQDTIIWSSLWDDDLLKDTSSKQYLEFKKYCQSFPSILDEIEGLKSKGLPSKVELLKKHMISEYIRSTHAERARTIIDEDWNGKVKYRDIDLTNEFAQLCFSHNEDAATLLEFDTSLLCGPGTYACIPFIGVILRLADILDFDGKRTPSVLFSHLFVRNPISIREWQKHRNIDAWDINNINIRFQARCEHPAIESSIRQFCDQIDKELAAANTILNRLNDSVRNPFPEHYKISLPLKVDRSKIGPAKKLPTGKPAYNYQETKFTLNKTQVIDLLMGTKLYGHPEVALRELLQNSIDACLLRQAMAKSWKNAYAPKIQIRFYTDGDDFLQIVDNGTGMDLDIINKFYSSIGTSYYKSSEFYDLKATVELDYTPISRFGIGVLSCFMVSDYLMVNTKRLKGPYESSDAYEIIVEGQDSIFWVREGNMVEPGTSTQLALRQGHPWKNLKDKDLIDSICKIIPRPPFAIEIITPTETYIHNGERFKNLSFDDLRDYTWRAEPNIKEITFTISDDGYGIFGKVMVAILEEHGEPVSEIELHAKEVNVDGDDYTLERSIKYGTNEIEKKSKTIEIDEDGNANLSPSSSRLATSKAILALHGIEVPFNIFPDYWSARNQQVQIKWPIPLRLIIDIAGTKDLNLNSARTEILYDEKWLSFEENLAYLICKQLSETLSKNYWDKLKKILLDNNKSPQFGEGLSRLSTDTV comes from the coding sequence ATGGATATCGAAAATAAAACAAGCACCGATGATTGGCGTCAGGAAACGCAGCTAGGATTGGAATCGAGTGAATTGTACAAAGTTTTAAAAGCTAAATGTGCATCAGATCCCGCTGGATCTCATGTTATATCTTTAGTGGATGAGGCTGTTTATTATGCTTACCAGAGAACAAAAACCATCATGTTACATATGGGTGAGTATACTCTACATGATGGGGATCACTTGTTCAGGGTGTTGAGATTAATGGAAAAGATTATTCCGTCTGCTACAATATCTGCACTTTCTGTTCCTGAGTTGATGCTTTTAATTCTGACCGCTTTCTTTCATGATATTGGAATGGCCGCATCAAAACAAGATACCATTATATGGAGTTCTCTATGGGATGATGATTTATTAAAAGATACATCTTCAAAACAATATCTGGAGTTTAAAAAGTATTGTCAGAGCTTCCCGTCAATTCTTGATGAAATTGAAGGTCTAAAATCCAAAGGTCTGCCGAGTAAAGTCGAACTGCTCAAAAAGCATATGATTTCGGAATATATTAGATCCACACATGCAGAAAGAGCTCGTACTATTATCGATGAAGATTGGAATGGCAAGGTGAAATATAGAGACATAGACTTAACCAACGAATTTGCTCAATTATGCTTTAGCCATAATGAAGATGCCGCAACATTGTTGGAATTTGACACATCGTTACTCTGTGGCCCAGGCACTTATGCTTGCATTCCTTTTATAGGGGTGATATTAAGGCTTGCGGACATCCTTGATTTTGATGGAAAAAGAACGCCCTCCGTTTTGTTTTCCCATCTATTTGTTCGAAATCCTATATCTATAAGAGAGTGGCAAAAACATAGAAATATAGACGCATGGGATATCAATAACATAAATATTAGATTTCAGGCGCGTTGCGAGCATCCAGCTATCGAATCATCTATTAGGCAATTCTGTGATCAGATAGATAAGGAACTCGCAGCCGCAAATACTATTCTCAACAGGCTGAACGACTCAGTGAGAAATCCATTTCCTGAACATTATAAAATCAGCTTGCCATTAAAAGTAGACAGGAGTAAAATTGGCCCTGCCAAAAAACTACCGACAGGAAAGCCTGCTTACAATTACCAGGAAACAAAATTTACACTTAATAAAACCCAGGTGATAGATTTATTGATGGGCACAAAACTCTATGGCCATCCTGAAGTCGCATTAAGAGAGCTGTTGCAAAATTCTATTGACGCATGTTTGCTTCGGCAAGCAATGGCAAAAAGTTGGAAAAATGCCTATGCACCGAAGATACAGATTAGATTCTACACGGATGGTGATGACTTTTTACAAATTGTCGATAACGGAACCGGAATGGATTTGGACATTATCAATAAGTTCTATTCCAGCATTGGAACATCCTATTACAAATCCTCAGAATTTTATGATTTAAAAGCAACAGTTGAGTTAGATTATACACCTATTTCTAGATTTGGAATTGGTGTATTATCCTGCTTTATGGTTTCTGATTATTTGATGGTTAATACAAAAAGGCTAAAAGGCCCATATGAATCCAGCGATGCTTACGAAATTATTGTTGAAGGACAGGATAGTATTTTTTGGGTAAGAGAAGGTAATATGGTTGAACCCGGGACTTCAACTCAACTGGCCTTAAGACAAGGACACCCCTGGAAAAATTTAAAGGACAAGGACTTGATTGATTCTATTTGTAAGATAATACCAAGACCACCATTTGCCATTGAGATTATTACTCCAACAGAGACTTATATCCATAACGGTGAAAGGTTTAAGAATTTATCCTTTGATGACCTGAGGGACTATACATGGCGTGCTGAACCAAATATCAAAGAAATTACTTTCACCATTTCTGATGATGGATATGGCATTTTCGGTAAAGTAATGGTCGCAATATTAGAAGAGCATGGTGAACCTGTCTCAGAAATTGAATTACATGCTAAGGAAGTAAATGTTGATGGTGATGACTACACCTTAGAACGGTCAATAAAGTACGGAACAAACGAAATCGAAAAGAAATCTAAGACAATTGAAATTGATGAAGATGGAAATGCTAACCTTAGCCCGTCATCATCGAGACTGGCTACATCAAAAGCTATTCTGGCATTACATGGAATAGAGGTGCCATTTAACATTTTTCCCGACTACTGGAGTGCAAGAAATCAGCAGGTTCAAATAAAGTGGCCAATACCCCTTCGGTTGATTATTGATATAGCAGGTACGAAAGATTTAAATCTGAATTCAGCTCGCACGGAAATACTGTATGATGAAAAATGGTTAAGTTTTGAAGAAAACCTGGCTTATTTGATATGCAAACAATTGTCGGAAACACTTTCAAAAAACTATTGGGATAAATTAAAGAAAATTTTGTTGGACAACAACAAAAGCCCTCAATTTGGAGAGGGATTGAGTAGGCTTTCAACAGACACGGTTTAA
- a CDS encoding site-specific integrase: MEIKFYLKRPKDTESTIFANISYEGKTLRYYLSERIPTVCWNKATQRALKMPKDFPEYPEFNARLDFLDHTIKSTYRKYRNDNNHSIPAPQQLKMLLDIATGKTEFKQVTFFSYFEDFNNRSERGERISPKTKKKTSPNTNKGYVTTLNHLKEFQKTYARLIDFTTIDIKFHSDFLAYLSIKLELGTNTLGTHIKRIKTVMAEAQSRKIDVSDDYKSNYFFKPGEETDSIYLNEQELKLIEELDLSKNVKLDRTRDLFLIGCYTGLRFSDYSILNPEHIKDGFIEIKQVKTDSKVVIPVHPVVQGIREKYNYALPKVISNQKMNDYLKDIGELIPALKSPVTITYTKGGKEVTKIYPKWSMISTHTARRSFATNEYLAGTPVITIMAITGHKTEKAFLRYIKLTPDEHAKLLKMHWDKRQELKVV, encoded by the coding sequence ATGGAGATCAAATTTTATTTAAAAAGGCCGAAAGACACCGAAAGCACCATTTTTGCCAATATCAGCTATGAAGGCAAAACACTACGGTATTACCTATCAGAGCGAATACCCACCGTATGCTGGAATAAGGCAACCCAACGGGCACTAAAAATGCCGAAAGATTTCCCCGAATACCCGGAGTTTAACGCTCGCCTGGATTTTTTAGACCATACCATAAAAAGTACTTACCGTAAATACCGGAATGATAATAACCACAGCATCCCTGCTCCCCAACAATTAAAAATGTTGCTGGATATTGCCACTGGCAAAACAGAATTTAAGCAGGTTACTTTCTTCTCCTACTTTGAAGATTTTAATAACCGCTCAGAAAGAGGCGAGCGGATTAGTCCCAAAACCAAAAAGAAAACATCTCCAAACACAAACAAAGGATATGTAACAACCCTTAATCATTTAAAAGAATTTCAAAAAACGTATGCCAGGCTAATAGACTTTACCACCATTGATATTAAATTTCATAGTGACTTCCTGGCATACCTAAGCATTAAGTTAGAACTTGGTACCAACACCCTTGGTACACATATTAAGCGGATTAAAACCGTGATGGCTGAGGCCCAAAGTCGGAAAATAGATGTTTCAGATGATTACAAAAGCAATTACTTTTTCAAGCCTGGTGAAGAAACAGATAGTATTTATCTCAATGAACAGGAACTAAAATTAATAGAAGAGCTGGATCTATCAAAAAATGTCAAATTAGACCGAACAAGGGACTTATTTCTTATTGGCTGCTACACAGGTTTACGTTTTTCTGATTACTCAATACTAAACCCTGAGCATATAAAAGATGGATTCATTGAGATAAAGCAAGTAAAAACAGACAGCAAGGTTGTAATTCCTGTCCACCCTGTAGTACAAGGGATTCGGGAAAAGTACAATTATGCATTACCAAAGGTGATTAGTAATCAAAAGATGAATGATTACCTTAAAGATATAGGTGAATTAATACCGGCTTTGAAGTCACCTGTAACCATAACCTATACCAAAGGGGGTAAAGAGGTCACCAAAATTTACCCAAAATGGTCTATGATAAGCACTCACACAGCACGCAGAAGCTTTGCTACTAACGAATACCTTGCAGGTACCCCGGTTATTACCATTATGGCAATAACTGGCCATAAAACGGAAAAAGCGTTTTTACGGTACATTAAACTGACACCTGATGAACATGCCAAGCTACTAAAAATGCATTGGGATAAAAGGCAGGAATTAAAAGTAGTGTAA
- a CDS encoding helix-turn-helix domain-containing protein — MENLILSPIPLEQLKAVICDSVRMELSKRLDSINQPNQTELITRKEAAVFLGISLPTLSDFTKTGKIVGYRIGTRVRYKRAELEQALNEIKSIKTRRG, encoded by the coding sequence ATGGAAAATTTAATTTTATCGCCCATCCCCTTGGAGCAGTTAAAGGCAGTTATTTGTGATTCTGTAAGGATGGAACTATCTAAGAGGTTAGATAGTATTAACCAACCCAATCAAACAGAATTAATAACCCGTAAAGAAGCAGCCGTTTTCCTCGGTATTTCACTCCCCACCCTTTCAGACTTTACCAAAACTGGTAAAATTGTTGGTTATCGCATTGGTACGCGTGTACGCTATAAACGTGCAGAGCTTGAACAGGCATTAAATGAAATAAAATCTATTAAAACAAGAAGGGGGTAA